A single Novosphingobium aureum DNA region contains:
- the infC gene encoding translation initiation factor IF-3 yields MMAPPVKSGPRYNKFIQADKVRVIDENGENIGVLSTRDAIERAADVGLDLVEVSPNADPPVCKFLDVGKFRYEAQKKANAARKTQKTQEIKEIKMRPNIDDHDYDVKMRNIHRFIGDGDKVKVTLRFRGRELSHQQLGMNLLRRVQDDCAEIAKVEAYPRMEGRQMLMVLAPK; encoded by the coding sequence ATGATGGCGCCACCGGTCAAGAGCGGACCGCGCTACAACAAGTTCATTCAGGCCGACAAGGTCCGCGTAATCGACGAGAACGGCGAGAACATCGGCGTGCTGTCGACGCGTGACGCGATCGAACGCGCTGCCGACGTCGGCCTCGACCTCGTCGAGGTATCGCCCAACGCCGATCCGCCGGTGTGCAAGTTCCTCGATGTCGGCAAGTTCCGCTACGAGGCGCAGAAGAAGGCCAACGCCGCGCGCAAGACGCAGAAGACGCAGGAGATCAAAGAGATCAAAATGCGTCCGAACATCGACGATCATGACTATGACGTGAAGATGCGCAACATCCACCGCTTCATCGGGGATGGCGACAAGGTCAAGGTAACCCTGCGTTTCCGCGGCCGCGAACTCTCGCACCAGCAGCTGGGCATGAACCTGCTGCGCCGCGTCCAGGACGACTGCGCCGAGATCGCCAAGGTGGAAGCCTATCCGCGCATGGAAGGCCGCCAGATGCTGATGGTGCTCGCGCCCAAGTAA
- the pdeM gene encoding ligase-associated DNA damage response endonuclease PdeM: MVPFSFCTHELVLLEGERGRPGALYWPREHALLVADLHLEKASHYARGGQMLPPYDSRETLERLARAVRMTGARRVFALGDNFHDSEGPARLEPHAAGMLDALVRALDWVWITGNHDPHLGESAGGTCLEELELGGVMLRHEAKRGSRAPELSGHFHPRLTVTARGRRIARACGVVSDTRMILPAYGALTGGMDAGDPAIVSALQPAAAIDAVLPAKGRLLRYPLWRNAA, encoded by the coding sequence ATGGTTCCCTTTTCGTTCTGCACGCACGAACTCGTCCTCCTCGAAGGCGAGCGCGGTCGGCCCGGCGCGCTGTACTGGCCGCGCGAGCATGCGCTGCTGGTAGCCGACCTGCACCTCGAAAAAGCCAGCCACTATGCGCGCGGCGGCCAGATGCTGCCGCCCTACGACAGCCGCGAGACGCTCGAGCGTCTCGCGCGGGCAGTGCGCATGACCGGTGCGCGACGCGTCTTCGCGCTCGGCGACAACTTCCACGACAGCGAAGGACCGGCGCGGCTCGAGCCTCACGCTGCAGGCATGCTCGATGCGCTGGTGCGCGCGCTCGACTGGGTCTGGATCACAGGCAACCACGATCCGCATCTGGGTGAGAGCGCAGGCGGCACCTGCCTCGAGGAACTGGAACTTGGCGGCGTCATGCTGCGCCACGAGGCGAAGCGCGGCTCGCGCGCGCCCGAGCTTTCGGGCCACTTTCATCCGCGCCTCACGGTAACCGCGCGCGGTCGCCGTATCGCAAGGGCCTGCGGCGTGGTCAGCGACACCCGCATGATCCTGCCTGCCTATGGCGCGCTGACCGGCGGGATGGACGCGGGCGACCCTGCCATCGTCTCGGCGCTGCAACCTGCCGCTGCAATCGACGCGGTCCTGCCCGCCAAGGGCAGGCTTCTGCGCTATCCCCTCTGGCGAAACGCGGCCTGA
- the hemF gene encoding oxygen-dependent coproporphyrinogen oxidase, whose product MTDWSPYTIRAAAWFESLRDAICAEFEAIEREAGSEAAFTYTDWKREGVGGEDEETGGGTRGVMKGRVFEKVGVNISTVHGAFAQEFAGSINGASADQPQFSATGISLVAHMANPHVPAVHMNTRFLTTTKAWFGGGGDLNPPIPYEEDTAEFHAAFKAACDAHGPDYYERFKAWADDYFYIPHRQVHRGVGGIFYDHLECPDEAGWEANFAFTQAVGRAFLDVFPRLVRKRMGMDFTPADKSQQLEWRGRYAEFNLVYDRGTLFGLKTGGNIDAILMSLPPEATWS is encoded by the coding sequence ATGACCGACTGGAGCCCTTACACCATCCGCGCCGCTGCCTGGTTCGAATCCTTGCGCGATGCGATCTGCGCGGAATTCGAGGCAATCGAGCGCGAGGCCGGGTCCGAGGCAGCCTTCACCTACACCGACTGGAAGCGCGAAGGTGTGGGCGGCGAGGACGAGGAAACCGGCGGTGGCACGCGCGGAGTGATGAAGGGGCGCGTCTTCGAGAAGGTCGGGGTCAACATCTCGACCGTCCACGGTGCCTTCGCCCAGGAATTTGCCGGTTCGATCAACGGCGCCTCTGCCGACCAGCCGCAGTTCTCGGCGACCGGGATCAGCCTCGTCGCGCACATGGCGAACCCGCACGTGCCTGCGGTGCACATGAACACGCGCTTCCTGACCACCACTAAGGCCTGGTTCGGCGGTGGCGGAGACCTCAACCCGCCGATCCCCTACGAAGAGGATACCGCCGAGTTCCACGCGGCCTTCAAGGCGGCATGCGATGCCCATGGCCCCGATTACTACGAGCGCTTCAAGGCCTGGGCGGACGACTACTTCTATATCCCCCACCGCCAGGTCCACCGCGGCGTGGGCGGGATCTTTTACGATCACCTCGAATGCCCCGACGAGGCGGGCTGGGAGGCCAACTTCGCCTTCACGCAGGCGGTCGGGCGCGCGTTCCTCGATGTCTTCCCGCGCCTCGTGCGAAAGCGCATGGGGATGGACTTTACCCCCGCCGACAAGTCGCAGCAGCTCGAATGGCGCGGCCGCTATGCCGAGTTCAACCTCGTCTATGACCGTGGCACGCTGTTCGGCCTCAAGACCGGCGGCAACATCGACGCGATCCTGATGAGCCTGCCGCCCGAGGCGACCTGGAGCTGA